A stretch of the Diadema setosum chromosome 16, eeDiaSeto1, whole genome shotgun sequence genome encodes the following:
- the LOC140240225 gene encoding uncharacterized protein, giving the protein MIEVAKLVHKAHLNYVNNIIGGSLSTNPKSFWSYIRCCRSEYAGIPSIRTATKLCATAEDKAESLKDFFQSTFTHENLHQVPQKGPSPYPSIGHLHIHRTGVAKQLLQLDPSKASGPDQIPPQLLKIIAHEIAPALSFVFQQSYNCGIVPPKWKEALVTPVYKSGNRSNPQDLQLLSAWSQNWPMNFNVKKCGILSITRKRTPSIYQYILSNQVIPRVNEYKYLGVTVTAAFGGTSTARPTGTRQAKPWDSSAEPCLHVLKM; this is encoded by the exons atgatAGAAGTTGCCAAACTTGTGCATAAAGCACACCTCAACTATGTCAACAACATCATCGGAGGAAGTCTCTCAACAAACCCCAAATCGTTCTGGTCATACATCAGATGCTGCCGCTCAGAGTATGCGGGAATTCCATCAATACGCACAGCAACTAAGCTTTGTGCTACAGCTGAAGACAAGGCTGAGAGCTTGAAGGACTTCTTCCAATCTACGTTCACTCATGAAAACCTGCACCAAGTTCCACAGAAAGGTCCATCACCATACCCATCAATAGGACACCTACATATCCACAGGACTGGAGTAGCAAAGCAACTACTCCAACTTGACCCTTCCAAGGCAAGTGGTCCAGACCAGATTCCTCCCCAGCTCCTAAAGATCATTGCTCATGAGATCGCCCCTGCTCTCTCCTTTGTCTTCCAGCAGAGCTACAACTGTGGCATAGTCCCACCCAAGTGGAAAGAGGCATTAGTTACCCCAGTCTACAAATCAGGTAACCGGAGCAATCCT CAAGACCTTCAACTACTATCGGCCTGGTCCCAAAACTGGCCCATGAACTTCAACGTGAAGAAATGCGGCATCCTCTCAATAACTCGCAAACGCACTCCCAGTATTTACCAGTACATCCTTTCCAATCAAGTAATTCCCAGAGTCAACGAGTACAAGTACCTAGGTGTGACGGTTACGGCGGCCTTCGGTGGAACAAGCACTGCCAGACCAACAGGCACTAGGCAAGCCAAACCCTGGGACTCATCCGCAGAACCTTGTCTCCATGTACTAAAGATGTAA